Proteins found in one Stigmatopora nigra isolate UIUO_SnigA chromosome 15, RoL_Snig_1.1, whole genome shotgun sequence genomic segment:
- the LOC144208061 gene encoding ceramide synthase-like, translating to MLASMLAGALFFPGIFLLSTRLLKNKMGWGQADADVVSARAVSSLQAVMASAAGCYITAACCGDIVHDRHWLTDEYVAFGAPYFVYDVYAMFLCDRHKRQVKGHREGPRVAAVGFARRETLMVLHHVFVVAFCLPASLVWRRGKGDFFQGLLFLPELSTPFVCLAKILVQLKRTDTLAFKVNGMAALLVFFGCRVALFPFMYFIYSRYAQISLLQVVLEAPWLCNMGACVLWPLQIYWFSLMCGHARRVFMGSRALSS from the exons ATGTTGGCCTCCATGCTGGCCGGTGCGCTTTTCTTCCCGGGAATTTTCTTGCTGTCCACTCGCCTTCTGAAGAACAAGATGGGATGGGGCCAGGCCGACGCCGACGTCGTTTCAGCACG CGCCGTGTCATCTCTCCAAGCAGTGATGGCGTCGGCGGCGGGATGCTACATCACCGCTGCCTGCTGTGGGGACATTGTGCACGATAG GCATTGGCTGACAGATGAGTATGTAGCATTTGGGGCGCCGTACTTTGTGTACGATGTATACGCCATGTTCCTGTGCGACCGGCACAAGCgtcaggtcaaaggtcaccggGAAGGCCCCCGCGTGGCTGCCGTGGGCTTTGCACGGCGAGAGACTCTCATGGTTCTCCATCACGTCTTCGTGGTGGCCTTCTGCCTCCCGGCGTCGCTG GTGTGGAGACGGGGCAAAGGAGACTTTTTCCAAGGCCTTTTATTTCTTCCTGAGCTCAGCACGCCATTTGTGTGTCTCGCTAAAATTCTTGTGCAG TTGAAACGCACGGATACACTGGCCTTCAAAGTTAACGGCATGGCAGCACTCCTGGTCTTCTTTGGTTGCCGTGTAGCACTCTTCCCATTCATGTACTTTATCTACAGCAG GTACGCGCAGATTAGCCTTCTACAGGTGGTCCTGGAGGCCCCGTGGCTGTGCAACATGGGGGCCTGCGTGCTGTGGCCCCTCCAAATCTACTGGTTCTCGCTCATGTGCGGCCACGCCCGTCGCGTCTTCATGGGAAGTCGAGCGCTGTCTTCCTGA
- the amdhd2 gene encoding N-acetylglucosamine-6-phosphate deacetylase, producing MPSNKSVSEAPITQLINCRILREHQIQREDLWVREGKILDPEKLFFDERAYADERVDCGGAILAPGFIDVQINGGFGVDFSRPSDDVGAGVSLVAQKLLEHGVTSFCPTLVTSPPHVYHEILPQIKIQDGGPQSAGVLGVHLEGPFISAEKKGAHPERFLRGFSEMGAAADLSEVYGALDNVALVTLAPELEGGPAAVGELCRRGIAVSLGHSVANLSQAEDAVRCGASFITHLFNAMLPFHHRDPGIVGLLTSERIPPGRTVYYGMIADGIHTNPAALRIAHRAHPAGLVLVTDAIAAMGLPPGRHTLGQQEVEICGLQVFVAGTRTLSGSVASMDMCVRHFRQATGCSVEAALEAASLHPAQLLGISQRKGTLDFGADADFVLLDDDLNVKATFISGLEVWKKSAKEQ from the exons ATGCCATCCAACAAATCTGTATCCGAGGCGCCGATTACTCAGTTGATCAACTGCAGAATCCTCAGGGAACACCAAATCCAGAG GGAGGACCTGTGGGTCCGCGAAGGGAAAATCCTCGACCCCGAAAAGCTCTTCTTTGACGAGCGGGCATACGCCGACGAGCGGGTGGACTGCGGCGGTGCTATTTTGGCACCGGGCTTCATCGATGTGCAGATCAACG GAGGTTTCGGAGTGGACTTCTCTCGGCCGTCCGATGACGTCGGCGCCGGCGTCTCTTTGGTGGCGCAGAAGCTTCTGGAGCACGGCGTCACGTCATTCTGTCCCACGCTGGTCACGTCACCGCCGCACGTCTACCATGAG ATTCTTCCTCAGATAAAAATCCAGGATGGTGGTCCCCAAAGCGCAGGTGTCCTGG GCGTCCACCTGGAAGGGCCCTTCATCAGCGCCGAGAAAAAAGGCGCCCACCCTGAGCGCTTCCTTCGCGGCTTCTCTGAAATGGGCGCGGCGGCGGACCTGAGCGAGGTCTACGGCGCCCTGGACAACGTGGCCCTGGTGACACTGGCGCCCGAGCTggagggcggcccggcggctgtGGGCGAGTTGTGCCGAAGGGGCATTGCCGTCTCGCTAGGGCATTCGGTGGCTAACCTGTCGCAAGCTGAAGACGCCGTCCGCTGTGGCGCTTCCTTCATCACCCATCTCTTCAACGCCATGCTTCCG TTCCACCATCGGGACCCGGGAATTGTCGGGCTTCTGACGAGCGAGCGCATCCCACCGGGGAGGACTGTTTACTATGGGATGATCGCCGATGGCATCCACACCAACCCGGCTGCCCTGCGGATCGCCCACCGTGCACACCCTGCAG GTTTGGTATTGGTGACGGACGCCATCGCGGCCATGGGTCTCCCACCAGGGCGACACACACTGGGCCAACAAGAAGTGGAGATCTGCGGGCTGCAAGTCTTTGTAGCGG GTACACGGACGTTAAGTGGCAGCGTCGCCAGCATGGACATGTGCGTCCGCCACTTCCGACAGGCCACag GCTGCAGCGTAGAAGCGGCGCTGGAAGCAGCATCACTGCACCCTGCACAACTTTTGGGAATAAGCCAGCGTAAAGGAACGTTGGACTTTGGAGCGGACGCAG ACTTTGTATTGCTGGATGACGATTTGAACGTGAAGGCCACGTTCATCTCCGGTCTGGAAGTCTGGAAGAAAAGTGCCaaagaacaataa
- the foxj1a gene encoding forkhead box protein J1-A isoform X2, with product MEWRYQGGPEDCQVLEDVLVAAAAQAEARAEHREPWAGADDGHGGDDGGDGVLDDSLTSLQWLQDFSILGGGVPAGRPSRGRGGPPGSEAPASPLAADLASAGPPLTPGKPTAAAYSRLGPLPAIVARGHCPDEVDYKTDAGVKPPYSYAHLICMAMKHSKHSKMTLAGIYKWITDNFCYFRHAEPTWQNSIRHNLSLNKCFIKVPRQKDEPGKGGFWRIDPQYAERLLSGAYKKRRMPPVRINPALQSRLGLVGLAPQPPALRVDPQSQRLLREFEEATEQSWDARLAEGTMLGSWPAPRGGDKRKSGRTNVGGKSPRRSGSPPLPADEQKESGPLKGDFDWDALLDSALSGELSLDAGDALGPAAEDRESGAAQAGVADPDADSQKSFLACAFLESAWPDDGEQERNDFLCGAGVNLEQLFDLADPPVEPLL from the exons ATGGAGTGGCGCTACCAGGGAGGTCCCGAGGATTGCCAGGTTCTGGAAGATGTcctggtggcggcggcggcccaggCGGAGGCCCGGGCCGAGCATCGCGAGCCCTGGGCCGGCGCCGATGATGGCCATGGTGGCGACGACGGCGGTGATGGCGTTCTGGACGACAGCCTGACCAGCCTTCAGTGGCTGCAGGACTTCTCCATCCTTGGAGGCGGCGTGCCGGCCGGCCGTCCCTCCCGCGGCCGAGGCGGCCCGCCGGGCTCGGAGGCGCCCGCCTCGCCTCTGGCGGCCGACCTGGCCTCGGCGGGGCCGCCGCTGACGCCGGGCAAGCCCACAGCGGCCGCCTACAGCCGTCTGGGGCCATTGCCCGCCATAGTGGCACGGGGCCACTGCCCCGACGAGGTGGACTACAAGACGGACGCCGGCGTCAAACCGCCCTACTCCTACGCGCACCTCATCTGCATGGCCATGAAACACAGCAAGCATAGCAAGATGACATTAGCCGGCATCTACAAGTGGATCACGGACAACTTCTGCTACTTCAGACACGCCGAGCCCACCTGGCAG AACTCCATCCGCCACAACCTGTCGCTCAACAAGTGCTTCATCAAAGTTCCCCGGCAGAAGGACGAGCCGGGAAAGGGCGGCTTCTGGAGGATCGACCCGCAGTACGCCGAGCGCCTCTTGAGCGGCGCCTACAAGAAGCGCCGCATGCCACCCGTCAGGATCAACCCGGCGTTGCAGAGCCGGCTGGGGCTGGTGGGGCTGGCGCCCCAGCCGCCCGCCCTGCGGGTGGACCCTCAGTCCCAACGCCTCCTGCGGGAATTCGAAGAGGCCACTGAGCAGAGCTGGGACGCCCGCCTGGCCGAGGGCACCATGCTGGGCTCCTGGCCGGCCCCTCGCGGCGGCGACAAGAGGAAGTCGGGTCGCACCAACGTGGGGGGCAAGTCACCCCGCCGCTCCGGCTCCCCGCCCTTGCCCGCTGACGAGCAGAAGGAGAGCGGCCCACTCAAGGGCGACTTCGACTGGGACGCCCTGCTGGACTCGGCGCTCAGCGGCGAGCTCAGCCTGGACGCCGGCGACGCCCTGGGCCCGGCGGCGGAGGATCGGGAAAGCGGCGCCGCCCAGGCGGGGGTCGCCGACCCCGATGCCGACTCGCAAAAGTCTTTCCTGGCTTGCGCCTTCTTGGAAAGCGCTTGGCCGGATGATGGCGAGCAAGAGCGCAACGACTTCTTGTGCGGCGCCGGCGTCAATTTGGAGCAGCTTTTTGACCTGGCCGACCCCCCGGTGGAACCCTTGCTCTGA
- the foxj1a gene encoding forkhead box protein J1-A isoform X1 — MTARSRTHSLTWLPSHAHLVTSSRFQCKGHSPDRVVCRTGRSGDRHEAPTSMEWRYQGGPEDCQVLEDVLVAAAAQAEARAEHREPWAGADDGHGGDDGGDGVLDDSLTSLQWLQDFSILGGGVPAGRPSRGRGGPPGSEAPASPLAADLASAGPPLTPGKPTAAAYSRLGPLPAIVARGHCPDEVDYKTDAGVKPPYSYAHLICMAMKHSKHSKMTLAGIYKWITDNFCYFRHAEPTWQNSIRHNLSLNKCFIKVPRQKDEPGKGGFWRIDPQYAERLLSGAYKKRRMPPVRINPALQSRLGLVGLAPQPPALRVDPQSQRLLREFEEATEQSWDARLAEGTMLGSWPAPRGGDKRKSGRTNVGGKSPRRSGSPPLPADEQKESGPLKGDFDWDALLDSALSGELSLDAGDALGPAAEDRESGAAQAGVADPDADSQKSFLACAFLESAWPDDGEQERNDFLCGAGVNLEQLFDLADPPVEPLL, encoded by the exons ATGACTGCTCGTTCACGCACGCATTCTCTCACTTGGCTGCCTTCGCACGCTCATCTTGTCACTTCCTCGCGCTTTCAATGCAA GGGTCACTCACCGGATCGTGTCGTGTGTCGTACGGGCCGAAGCGGCGATCGTCACGAGGCGCCCACGAGCATGGAGTGGCGCTACCAGGGAGGTCCCGAGGATTGCCAGGTTCTGGAAGATGTcctggtggcggcggcggcccaggCGGAGGCCCGGGCCGAGCATCGCGAGCCCTGGGCCGGCGCCGATGATGGCCATGGTGGCGACGACGGCGGTGATGGCGTTCTGGACGACAGCCTGACCAGCCTTCAGTGGCTGCAGGACTTCTCCATCCTTGGAGGCGGCGTGCCGGCCGGCCGTCCCTCCCGCGGCCGAGGCGGCCCGCCGGGCTCGGAGGCGCCCGCCTCGCCTCTGGCGGCCGACCTGGCCTCGGCGGGGCCGCCGCTGACGCCGGGCAAGCCCACAGCGGCCGCCTACAGCCGTCTGGGGCCATTGCCCGCCATAGTGGCACGGGGCCACTGCCCCGACGAGGTGGACTACAAGACGGACGCCGGCGTCAAACCGCCCTACTCCTACGCGCACCTCATCTGCATGGCCATGAAACACAGCAAGCATAGCAAGATGACATTAGCCGGCATCTACAAGTGGATCACGGACAACTTCTGCTACTTCAGACACGCCGAGCCCACCTGGCAG AACTCCATCCGCCACAACCTGTCGCTCAACAAGTGCTTCATCAAAGTTCCCCGGCAGAAGGACGAGCCGGGAAAGGGCGGCTTCTGGAGGATCGACCCGCAGTACGCCGAGCGCCTCTTGAGCGGCGCCTACAAGAAGCGCCGCATGCCACCCGTCAGGATCAACCCGGCGTTGCAGAGCCGGCTGGGGCTGGTGGGGCTGGCGCCCCAGCCGCCCGCCCTGCGGGTGGACCCTCAGTCCCAACGCCTCCTGCGGGAATTCGAAGAGGCCACTGAGCAGAGCTGGGACGCCCGCCTGGCCGAGGGCACCATGCTGGGCTCCTGGCCGGCCCCTCGCGGCGGCGACAAGAGGAAGTCGGGTCGCACCAACGTGGGGGGCAAGTCACCCCGCCGCTCCGGCTCCCCGCCCTTGCCCGCTGACGAGCAGAAGGAGAGCGGCCCACTCAAGGGCGACTTCGACTGGGACGCCCTGCTGGACTCGGCGCTCAGCGGCGAGCTCAGCCTGGACGCCGGCGACGCCCTGGGCCCGGCGGCGGAGGATCGGGAAAGCGGCGCCGCCCAGGCGGGGGTCGCCGACCCCGATGCCGACTCGCAAAAGTCTTTCCTGGCTTGCGCCTTCTTGGAAAGCGCTTGGCCGGATGATGGCGAGCAAGAGCGCAACGACTTCTTGTGCGGCGCCGGCGTCAATTTGGAGCAGCTTTTTGACCTGGCCGACCCCCCGGTGGAACCCTTGCTCTGA
- the LOC144208055 gene encoding polyserase-2-like, translated as MAVVKLTVLLLLLLVLKESGAQLNVCGKAPLNTRIVGGDVSRQGSWPWQVSLHKNRRHFCGGALINNEWVLTAAHCLRRIQRTTAFLGRQSQRGYNPHEIRRNIVAVIIHPDYDALRIDNDVALLRLSSPVTFNSFIRPVCLAAETSTFFAGTKNWVTGWGNVENGVPAPFPEQLREVEIPIVGSRQCYCDHKPRRITENMICAGPRDGGKDSCQGDSGGPMVVKQGDVWVLSGVVSFGRGCGQARSPGVYARVSRYQEWISNQLGESNLPGFVVFKSSGVDADLNAKCPGLPPVRVPSTSVFNTPAATTTTTPMPPRRLLCGNAVLNPRLSSPESGPAQEGTWPWVASLYWNGRHVCSGTLVSQDAVITSAQCFNQSSLASEWTVFLGRWRQNGSNAHEMEVRVTDIETSSLDGQNIAAVHLATPLAFSNYIQPICMESGQDFSPGTTCWVAGWSAGTGGEEQVLQQVNTSLIDCGNTSSADNFCTRPLVLNQGDNSSPLMCQLDGSWFQTAVLWSNSADRVERATSAMMAFPKLSNYRAFLREQVGDFLSPTDPTTAPPTTAAPTTTVILPTSIPATPPGGAIPAGANGPVPVTAGSSPPHLLSWILVGGVGLRAAHALLCY; from the exons ATGGCTGTGGTGAAATTGACAGTcctgctactgctgctgctagTACTCAAAG AGAGTGGAGCGCAACTTAATG TTTGCGGAAAGGCCCCTCTCAACACCCGCATTGTTGGGGGTGATGTGTCCCGCCAGGGTTCTTGGCCCTGGCAGGTTAGCCTACACAAGAACAGACGTCACTTCTGCGGGGGGGCCCTCATCAACAATGAGTGGGTTCTGACAGCGGCGCACTGCTTACGCCG CATACAAAGAACGACAGCATTTTTGGGACGCCAAAGCCAGCGAGGTTACAACCCTCACGAGATCAGGAGAAACATTGTGGCTGTGATCATCCACCCCGACTACGACGCGTTACGAATCGACAACGACGTGGCGCTCTTGCGCCTTTCCTCTCCCGTCACCTTCAACAGTTTCATCCGGCCCGTCTGTCTGGCCGCGGAAACCAGCACCTTTTTTGCCGGAACCAAAAACTGGGTCACCGGATGGGGAAACGTCGAAAACGGAG TTCCAGCGCCATTCCCAGAACAACTGAGAGAAGTTGAAATTCCCATCGTAGGAAGCCGCCAATGCTACTGCGACCACAAGCCACGCCGTATCACGGAAAACATGATCTGTGCGGGCCCCCGCGATGGAGGAAAAGACTCCTGCCAG GGTGATTCTGGCGGTCCAATGGTAGTCAAACAAGGGGACGTGTGGGTCCTAAGCGGGGTGGTGAGCTTCGGAAGAGGCTGCGGCCAGGCGCGGTCCCCCGGGGTCTACGCCCGAGTGTCCCGCTACCAGGAATGGATCAGCAACCAATTGGGAGAATCCAACTTGCCGGGTTTCGTCGTCTTCAAGTCATCGGGCGTCGACGCGGACCTAAATGCCAAATGTCCTGGCCTGCCGCCTGTCCGCGTCCCTAGCACCTCCGTCTTTAACACCCCCGCCGCCACAACCACTACCACCCCCATGCCACCCAGAA GGTTACTTTGCGGAAACGCAGTTTTGAACCCACGCCTGTCCAGCCCCGAGTCGGGACCGGCCCAAGAAGGCACCTGGCCCTGGGTGGCCAGTTTGTACTGGAATGGACGCCACGTCTGCAGTGGGACGTTGGTTTCTCAGGACGCTGTGATTACCAGCGCGCAATGTTTTAACCA GTCTAGCCTGGCGTCGGAGTGGACCGTCTTTTTGGGCCGCTGGCGGCAAAATGGCTCCAACGCTCACGAGATGGAAGTCCGTGTGACCGACATCGAGACCAGCTCGTTAGATGGTCAAAATATAGCGGCGGTGCATTTGGCCACCCCGCTTGCGTTTTCCAACTATATCCAGCCCATCTGTATGGAAAGTGGGCAGGATTTCAGCCCCGGGACCACCTGCTGGGTGGCCGGATGGAGCGCGGGAACTGGCGGAG AGGAGCAAGTTTTGCAGCAGGTCAATACGTCACTGATTGACTGCGGGAACACTTCGTCTGCTGACAACTTTTGTACGAGACCACTAGTGCTGAACCAG GGAGACAACAGCAGTCCCCTGATGTGCCAGCTGGACGGCTCCTGGTTCCAAACGGCCGTGTTGTGGTCCAACAGTGCTGACCGGGTGGAACGAGCGACATCTGCAATGATGGCCTTCCCCAAACTTAGCAACTATAGAGCTTTCCTTAGGGAGCAAGTGGGGGACTTTTTGTCACCCACTGACCCCACCACTGCACCCCCCACCACCGCTGCCCCCACCACAACGGTCATCCTTCCTACATCGATCCCGGCTACCCCTCCCGGCGGCGCCATTCCCGCCGGCGCCAACGGCCCAGTGCCGGTCACTGCGGGCTCCTCCCCTCCGCATCTTCTCAGCTGGATTCTGGTGGGGGGCGTTGGGCTGCGTGCCGCCCACGCGTTGCTGTGCTACTAG
- the ern1 gene encoding serine/threonine-protein kinase/endoribonuclease IRE1 — MDWMVSSRALVWCALLYYVASPLKMFSSASTVSLPESLLFVSTLDGNLHAVNKKSGSIKWTLKEDPVLQVPTHVAEPAFLPDPNDGSLYSLGGKNNEGLTKLPFTIPELVQASPCRSSDGILYMGKKQDLWHVVDLLTGEKQQTLTSSFADMLCPSSSLLYLGRTEYTITMYDTKSRELRWNATYLDYASTLPDDDTKYKMAHFVSNGDGLVVTVDNESGNVQWVQNYNSPVVAIYMWQHEGLRKVTHTNVAVETLRYLTFMSGEVGRITQWKYPFPKEKRTDNKLMDTLYVGKYSTSLYASPSLVHDGVTVVPRGSTFPMLEGPNGQETDEDKECVITPSTSVKFNSALRERNRINYMRNYLLLIGHHETPPEAHNKILERFPDSFPRNQGNVIPPTSNKKPEEVKKVVMDDIPPSPMPEISIQEPGISGRTVRQEAPVDSMLKDMATVIFSTFLLAGWVAFMITYPKSVHKQQQLQHQEFQKQMEERLEMLQRQQPFPPVDMSLPLVSDGDYLEVAHNRSECSEHSSPNVTPRASNHSNLSISELGSSANEHEDGEDDSNIVRVGNITFHPKQVLGHGAEGTIVYKGQFDNRPVAVKRILPECFSFADREVQLLRESDEHPNVIRYFCTERDRQFQYIAIELCAASLQEYVEKKDFDRHGLQPVMLLQQAMSGLAHLHSLNIVHRDLKPHNILVSMPNAHGRVRAMISDFGLCKKLAVGRHSFSRRSGVPGTEGWIAPEVLSEDCKNNPTCAVDIFSAGCVFYYVVSEACHPFGKSLQRQANILLGTYSLELLETNKHSDIVARDIIEQMLSTEPHLRPTAECVLKHPFFWSLEKELQFFQDVSDRIEKEPLDGPIVRQLERGGRAVVKSDWRQHITVPLQTDLRKFRSYKGGSVRDLLRAMRNKKHHYRELPVEVQETLGSIPDDFVSYFTSRFPHLLTHTYLAMRTCATERLFLPYYSKMTQVDCTPLTQQTAMSEAQEFAQQSSEADTPNELAASLDPPIETAEEDSTSNLNCHTLVLGSPTSNLRLTTSGLSDVHTAVDSTIV, encoded by the exons AAGTTTGCTGTTTGTGTCCACGCTGGATGGAAATTTGCATGCTGTCAACAAGAAATCGGGCTCAATTAAATGGACGCTGAAAGAag ATCCAGTTCTTCAGGTTCCCACGCATGTTGCAGA GCCGGCCTTTTTGCCCGATCCCAATGACGGCAGTCTGTATTCTCTGGGTGGAAAAAACAACGAAGGCCTCACA AAATTACCATTCACCATTCCTGAGTTGGTCCAAGCGTCTCCCTGCCGCAGTTCGGATGGAATCCTTTACATGG GTAAGAAGCAGGACCTGTGGCATGTGGTGGATCTCTTGACCGGGGAAAAGCAGCAGACACTGACGTCATCCTTCGCCGACATGCTGTGTCCTTCCTCATCTTTGCTGTATTTGGGACGCACTG AATACACCATCACAATGTATGACACCAAAAGCCGAGAGTTGCGCTGGAACGCCACTTATTTGGACTACGCCTCCACGCTTCCCGATGATGACACCAAATACA AGATGGCCCATTTTGTTTCGAACGGCGATGGCCTTGTGGTGACGGTGGACAACGAATCCGGCAACGTCCAGTGGGTCCAAAACTACAACTCCCCTGTGGTGGCTATCTACATGTGGCAGCATGAGGGTCTTCGCAAAGTCACCCACACCAATGTAGCAGTGGAGACGTTACGTTACCTCACATTCATGTCTGGAGAGGTGGGCCGTATCACCCAGTGGAAGTATCCCTTCCCCAAAGAGAAGAGGACGGATAATAAGTTAAT GGACACTTTGTACGTGGGAAAATACTCCACCAGCTTGTATGCCTCGCCATCCCTGGTACATGACGGAGTCACCGTGGTG CCACGAGGCAGCACTTTCCCCATGCTGGAAGGTCCGAACGGCCAGGAGACAGACGAGGACAAAGAGTGCGTCATCACGCCCAGCACCAGCGTCAAGTTCAACTCGGCACTCCGTGAGAGAAACCGCATCAACTACATGCGCAACTACCTGCTACTCATCG GTCATCATGAGACGCCCCCAGAAGCTCACAATAAGATCCTAGAAAGATTCCCTGACAGCTTTCCTCGTAACCAGGGCAACGTCATTCCACCAACCAGCAACAAAAAACCAGAAGAG GTGAAAAAGGTTGTCATGGATGACATTCCGCCTTCTCCTATGCCTGAAATATCAATTCAAGAACCAGGGATTAGTGGTCGGACTGTGCGCCAGGAAGCCCCCGTAGACTCGATGCTGAAAGACATGGCCAcggtcattttttccactttcctTTTGGCAGGCTGGGTGGCCTTTATGATCACTTATCCCAAG AGTGTCCACAAGCAACAGCAGCTGCAGCATCAAGAATTCCAAAAACAAATGGAAGAGAGGTTAGAAATGCTCCAGAGGCAGCAGCCTTTCCCCCCGGTGGACATGTCCCTTCCTCTTGTCTCGGACGGCGACTACCTGGAAGTGGCGCACAATCGTTCGGAATGCTCGGAACACAGCAGCCCGAACGTCACGCCGCGCGCGTCCAATCACTCCAATCTTTCCATTTCGGAGTTGGGCAGTTCCGCCAATGAACACGAGGACGGAG agGACGACTCCAACATTGTCAGAGTGGGAAACATAACATTCCATCCAAAACAAGTGTTGGGCCACGGCGCAGAAGGCACCATTGTGTACAA GGGTCAATTTGATAACCGTCCAGTAGCGGTAAAGAGAATTCTCCCCGAATGCTTCAGCTTCGCGGATCGCGAAGTTCAACTGCTGAGAGAGTCAGACGAGCACCCCAACGTGATCCGCTATTTCTGCACCGAGAGGGATCGCCAGTTCCAATATATTGCCATTGAGCTTTGCGCTGCCTCTCTTCAAGAG TATGTGGAAAAGAAGGATTTTGATCGTCACGGCCTTCAACCGGTTATGCTGCTTCAGCAGGCTATGTCAGGATTAGCTCATCTACACTCACTCAACATCG TTCACAGAGACTTGAAACCTCACAATATCCTGGTGTCCATGCCCAACGCCCACGGCCGGGTCCGGGCTATGATTTCCGACTTCGGCCTATGCAAGAAGTTAGCCGTGGGCCGCCATAGTTTCAGCAGGAGGTCCGGCGTGCCCGGGACAGAGGGCTGGATCGCTCCTGAGGTGCTCAGCGAGGACTGCAAAAACAACCCG ACCTGTGCCGTTGACATCTTCTCTGCCGGATGTGTGTTCTACTATGTGGTGTCTGAAGCTTGCCACCCATTTGGCAAATCCCTGCAGAGGCAAGCCAACATCCTTTTGGGGACCTACAGCTTGGAGCTTCTGGAAACCAACAAACATA GTGACATTGTAGCCCGTGACATCATCGAGCAGATGTTGAGCACAGAGCCTCATCTGAGGCCAACAGCAGAATGTGTCCTAAAACATCCTTTCTTCTGGAGCCTGGAGAAGGAACTGCAGTTTTTCCAG GACGTGAGTGATAGAATCGAGAAGGAACCGCTGGACGGACCAATTGTGAGACAGCTGGAGCGAGGAGGGCGCGCTGTAGTCAAGAGCGACTGGAGGCAGCACATCACCGTGCCACTACAGACTG ACCTGCGAAAGTTTCGCTCCTACAAGGGCGGCTCCGTGCGGGATCTCCTTCGCGCAATGAGGAACAAG AAGCATCATTACCGGGAACTGCCCGTCGAAGTCCAGGAGACGTTAGGCTCCATCCCCGACGACTTTGTTTCCTACTTCACGTCACGTTTCCCCCACCTGCTAACGCACACATACCTCGCTATGCGGACCTGTGCCACAGAGAGGCTTTTTCTGCCTTATTATTCTAAAATGACTCAAGTGGACTGCACACCACTAACACAACAAACGGCCATGTCAGAAGCACAAGAATTTGCACAGCAATCGTCAGAAGCCGACACGCCAAATGAGCTTGCCGCGTCCTTAGATCCGCCCATTGAGACAGCCGAAGAAGACTCAACGTCAAATTTAAACTGTCACACCCTAGTTTTGGGGTCACCCACGTCCAATCTCAGGCTAACCACTTCCGGCCTGTCGGATGTACACACCGCCGTGGACAGCACTATAGTGTGA